The following proteins are encoded in a genomic region of Cryptomeria japonica chromosome 11, Sugi_1.0, whole genome shotgun sequence:
- the LOC131036789 gene encoding UPF0481 protein At3g47200-like: MAIVEIKSINPESCSDSSCVIEVGYDLTMNEEEVPDVSSAQIFRVPRLTPYCKDHLYSPHLVSIGPFHYGKKELQGMEKSKSEAVRRMQKRIQRSNPHISVKSIVEQCILFKEKKIRKFYGEQIPLTSIELAWMVTRDACFVYEFIVNYVKVNRNAQHSYETQGCRFEYLQCFYGEEVSAFKWKYDPVFDADLQNPIRERLMTDILLFENQIPLWILKDLLKFPMGSAEAAKQKVENLMNMLLWSAARHEFFMWKPRVSYNMYCKKHVLEVLYRSMVGRDFSSADGELLDFPPSSQNHRHICFSKSADSIKAICGRLCNPFFCSSSNKIPCNTVDMVYLKLPTASELVRGGVKIQPVLFKDIKRSVGQDPTSSLEYSSAIRWIRFDEKTSTLYLPQFKVTLENYSVVGSIVAMEVGAKGYGTKPMIQFALLIDELIDNEEDVAVLKTAEVINNFFGSNKQLADLFNLCKGIAHVKGCKAIDDVRMGLHKYTRRKYKKLWSEFVSAYFSKPWLVAGSMAAVLLIVMTVAQDLCLFFTCNPYSH; this comes from the coding sequence ATGGCAATAGTTGAGATCAAATCGATTAACCCTGAGAGCTGCAGTGATAGTAGCTGTGTAATTGAAGTGGGGTATGATCTCACAATGAATGAAGAGGAAGTACCCGATGTAAGCTCTGCTCAGATCTTCCGAGTGCCAAGGCTAACGCCATACTGCAAAGATCATTTGTACAGTCCACATCTTGTTTCCATTGGCCCTTTTCATTATGGGAAGAAGGAGCTGCAAGGCATGGAGAAGTCCAAGTCTGAGGCAGTAAGAAGGATGCAAAAGAGGATCCAGAGGAGTAATCCACACATTTCTGTGAAATCAATTGTTGAACAGTGCATACTGTTTAaggagaagaagataaggaagttcTATGGTGAACAAATTCCCCTTACTTCTATAGAACTAGCATGGATGGTCACTAGGGATGCATGTTTTGTTTATGAATTTATTGTTAATTATGTAAAAGTTAATAGGAATGCTCAGCATTCATATGAGACCCAAGGATGTCGATTTGAGTATCTTCAATGTTTTTATGGAGAAGAAGTGAGTGCATTTAAGTGGAAGTATGATCCTGTGTTTGATGCCGATCTTCAAAATCCTATTAGAGAAAGACTGATGACTGATATACTTCTGTTTGAAAACCAAATACCTCTCTGGATTTTGAAAGATCTCCTTAAATTCCCGATGGGTTCTGCTGAAGCTGCAAAACAAAAAGTAGAAAACTTAATGAATATGCTGCTTTGGAGTGCGGCTAGACAtgaattttttatgtggaaacctagggTTTCTTACAACATGTATTGTAAGAAACATGTTCTCGAAGTACTCTACCGGTCAATGGTGGGCAGAGATTTTAGCTCCGCCGATGGTGAACTGCTAGACTTTCCCCCTTCGTCTCAAAATCACAGGCACATCTGCTTTAGCAAATCCGCTGATTCAATAAAAGCCATTTGCGGACGTTTATGTAATCCTTTCTTTTGCTCTTCCTCAAATAAAATCCCTTGCAACACTGTGGATATGGTCTACCTGAAGCTCCCAACAGCATCAGAACTTGTGCGTGGAGGTGTGAAGATCCAGCCAGTGCTCTTTAAAGATATAAAAAGGTCAGTCGGGCAAGATCCAACAAGCTCGCTCGAATATTCTTCAGCCATTCGATGGATAAGGTTTGATGAGAAAACATCAACGTTGTACTTGCCACAATTCAAGGTAACCCTGGAGAATTATTCAGTCGTGGGTAGTATTGTTGCAATGGAAGTGGGTGCTAAAGGGTACGGTACGAAACCAATGATTCAGTTTGCGTTGCTTATTGATGAGCTGATAGACAATGAGGAGGATGTTGCAGTGCTAAAAACCGCAGAGGTGATTAACAATTTCTTTGGAAGCAACAAACAACTGGCTGATCTTTTCAATTTGTGTAAAGGGATTGCCCATGTCAAGGGCTGCAAAGCAATTGATGACGTCAGAATGGGGTTGCACAAGTATACAAGAAGAAAGTACAAGAAGCTCTGGAGTGAGTTCGTAAGTGCTTACTTTTCCAAGCCATGGCTGGTCGCTGGTTCCATGGCTGCCGTGCTATTAATTGTAATGACAGTGGCGCAAGATTTGTGTCTGTTTTTCACTTGCAACCCCTATTCCCATTGA